The genomic segment CCGCGGAGCTCATGGTCTGCcccgtccctccctgcccctgtccgACTGTGGGCAGGGGGCGCTTGGGGTCCTCGCCTGTGGAACACGCACGGTGGCGCCTCGTCTGCATGTGGAGGTCAAGCAGAAGGGCCTTGGCTGGGCATGAGGGGTGGCCACAGGCCATCGGGGCTGTCCTGGGAAGGTGTGCAGGGCAGGCCTGTTGTCACAAGTGGTGCCAGCCCCACTGGGACCCCTctcagctgctccccagtgctctgGGCCCTTCCCGCTCCCCACAGCtgcgccccccccccaccgccccacgCAGCTGACCCAAAGCAGGAACATCAAGTCAATAAATCCATCTCGGCGTCTCCTTCAGAGTCATCACCAGGTCCTCGTGGGAGcccgggagggcaggggaggggctggggtggagggcgGCCCTTCTGGGGAAAGGGGCCAGGAGGGTGCTGCAGCTCAAAGGAGAGAGCAGGGCCAGAGCTGTTCCCGAATGAATGTCAGTTACCCAAGCTCCCGTCTCCACAGGGAGAGGGAccagggcccagagcagggaaGGGCACTTGGAGCCCAGTGACGGCAGCGCCTGCCTCTCCCTGGGCAGGTGCTGTGTGCCCCATGTATGATTGTTATCCCAGAGGCGGGGGGTAAGTGCTTGGGGCCTTGCAACTGGGTTTGGGGTCCAGAAGCACCCTAACTCTTGAGTCCGTGCAGCCTCGCAGGGTGTCTGTTGCACAATTCTAGGAGCCGTGCACACACTCTTGCTGTAAAGGTATTGACTGCACGTTGTGGCAGATGGTTTTGAGCCTTTTCTTTGGGCTGGTGTCAGGCTTGCTCGGGGCGTGTAAGCTCTGCCTCCATTCAGTGACCTTGGCCAGACtttgggccttggtttccccatgcatTCCACACGGGACACAATGGGTCCCTGGCTTAGGCTGGTGGCCTGCAGGGGGCGCTGAGGTGCAGCGTCCGCAAGAGCGAGCTGGCAGAAGGTTCTGCCTCGCTGGGACCAGCTTCCCGCAGCACTGCCCAGGCGGGGCGGATGCTCGGAGTGAGAGCTTGCTTCCTGTGTAGAAGAACCCCACATTTCGGCTCATGTACCCCACAGGCAACCCACACCAAACACTGTGATACCGGTGTTTGGAGATAGAGGTTTATTTGATTTGGCCAAAGCAAGAAGACAGGAGAGTAAAATCTCTCAGATCCGTCTACCAAAAGGATGAGGTAGGAGCTTTCCTGTGGCCGGGAGTGAGGACCGGTGTGGCTGGGTAGCAAGGGAAGGAGGGGTTTCAGGACCCAAGGGGCTGTCTGTGTTGTCTGTAGTCTCGGGTTACAGCTGAAGTGACCAGACGTCTGGGTGCCAGCAGTAACTTGCAagtttttaaagcacttttttttttttttttttgtaaaacataGATTTTTCTTGTGACCCTCATACTGTTTCCTTATCAAGCAGAAAATCAGCAGTTAATAATTACTATGAGAACAGCAGGTGCTGGGCAGGAAGCTAGTGGTTAACATGTGTATGTATAAGTCAAATGTtatattatttgtcattttacataaaatattgcattttataaatatttatattttagtcattagaaaaatacCGGGTATTAATATCTCAAGGGGCCTGGCTACATTCCATGTTTTGCCCTGGGGATCTCTGATGGCTCCCCTTCCCCTCAACACCCTCCTGGGCTCAGCTTGGCCAAGAGGGGAGACCCACGCCTGTGGCAGGTAGGGCTACTGTGGGGAGCAGTGTTTGAGGATCCCCCCCAATTCCTCACTAGGACCCAAGGAGCAAGGACCGTCACCTTCCCTCCTAGGGAAGAGCTGGAGGCTCAGTTAGTAACTTGCCAAGGGCAACAGCAAGGCGCAGTGGCACCTGGCCTCTGGCCCCTAGGGCCTGTCTCACCCTAGCCCTGTCGACTGAGGGAGCCTCAGGCTCAAGCCCTTGGCCACCACAGACCGGCTGGCACCAGGGAAGCCCACATCCCCCAAGGTGCCTGGCTGCCACCCCATCCAATAGGGACATGTTTTTACTCATTGCTGGGGCAACCCACCCCCACCAGCTACCAGGGGTTGCTGGGGTGTCCCTGTGCCACCCGACCTCAGTCCTGGGCCTCAGCGCACACATGAAAGGGTGGCGATGACAGCACCCGTCCTAGAACCTTGAGGCCCCTGGTCCCGCACGTAAAGTGCCCTGTAAATGCTAGTGACTGATCAGGAGTCCTGAGAGAGCTGGTGGCGCCATCTGGACTTGAGGCTGCCGGAGGAGCACTCTGCACAGGTCCGGCCGAGGAAGCTGCCAGAAGGCCGTTCACCATGGACAGATCCCTTCtggctgagcctcagtgtcctcctttGTAAAACGGGATAATAAGAACTCTGACCGTGGACCTACAGGTACTCAGGTAGGTGATGGGCCCAGAAAGCCCAGCGGTAAGGGGCCTGGACACAGTCCCCAGCCCAGACCTCCCCCGACCCCCCACTACCCCTCGCACCGCACGTGGCAACTGGctttaaataaagcatttattgATTAGTAGAAGCTTAAACGGTTTGCATAATATTTCCAATACAGTATCTGGGAAGGATGATTGGAAACCCCCGAAGGCACTAGGGCATCCGACAGTGTCGGTAGGAGACGTTAGTGACGCGGCTGagaccagggctgggggctggtgggTCCCTGAGCACCAGCCGTTGCTCCATGACACCATGGAGAGTAGGTCTGGGGGACAGAGGCTGCAGGGTGAGGAAGGGGACCCACCCCAGGGACCTTGAGGGAGTCAGCTTctgcccacccccccacacaGCAGCAGGGGAGGCCCTGGCGTGGGGCTGCCGAGCTGGGGCTCCTTGGCTTGAGCCCCGCCCCCAGGAACAGGGGGAGATATGAAAGAGATGATGGCCAGGCCCAAAGCGACTCCTAGGACATCTGAAGAGGGGCCTGGAGTTTTCAGTGGGAAGTGACCTGGTGACGCAGAGGCCAAGCCACAGCCCGACCCCAAATCCTCAGGGGGCCACTGGCAGCATCTCGGGggctgcagcccctccctccgcccctcAGGAGCCTCCTctgctgggggggtggggggcgtcaGTGAGTACCGCCAAGGTGGCCCTGAGGACAGAACCACACCCCCTAAAGCCCTGCCCCCTGCTCTAGCCCAAAGCACGAGTATGGGCACAAgagggtgggggacagagggggTCCTGGAGGCCTGTGGGTCCCAGGTAAGTAGGGAGAGATGGGGTGCACAGGGGCTCGCACCCACCACGTCAGCCTTGCCCACTCACCCCCAGCACCTCCCAGAGGTCACCTCCCTGCTTCCCTCGGGacacttcccctccccacaccagcACCTTCCGAGCCTTTCCATTTCATCCCAGgtcccctgcccccctgccccgccccccatctCTGAGAGGCAACCCCCatcacccctccctcccccagcacccccagcctggccagcccctccttccatctcccctcccccacctaggGGGACAGGAGGCTAGAGGCCACTatgaggccagggaggggaaTAGGGCCAGAGACAGGGCCTCAGACCCCCTCTTGCTCGTCCCAGCGAGCCCCTTGGTGAGACGGGAGGGATCTACTGGCTTCACAGCACATGatgcttttttttgagacagggtctcactcaagCTTGAGTgcaatggcaccatcatagctcactgcaacctcaaactcccgggctccagtgatcctcctgcctcagcctcccaagtagctgggactgcagacataCACCACcccatccagctaatttttctatttttttgtagagttggggatcttgctaggttgcccaggctggccttgaactcctggcttcaagtgatcttcccaccttggcctcccaaagtgcttgaattacaggtgtgagccactgcacccagcctacacACAATGCTTTTATCTCCCTCTGTCCAAGAAGGATGGCAGGACCCGTGAGGGAGACAGAGGCCACAGACAAATGGCAGGAAGGGCAGGGCTCCCAGCCGCCTTCAGCTGTGTCCAGCCCCAGCACAAGGAGGAAAGCCCCGAAACCAGACCCTGCATCCAAGATCAGCCCACAGAAGAGAAAACGGAGTAACAAAGTATTGACCAAACCCAATAAAGTGACTCTGGTGGgcctgtccctgcccagcccctgcccacctccagccACAAGGCACAGATTGGGGTGCCCCCTCCCTAGAGCCGAGCCTGCCTGTGCCTTAGGGGAGTGCTCTGTGTGCCGTGTCCAGCAGAAGCATGGGGACTGGCTGGCCTAGAACTCCGTCTGCACCCCTGCACTGTCCTCGGTggtgatgtggatggggggacgGCCGCCAGGGCTGGACACCTGCTCCCCGGTCTCCTGGTCGCTGGGCTTCGGGGGCTCAAGGTCCACAGCCTTTCCAGGTGGGAGGTGCGGGGGTGAGGGGGGCGGTGAGGCAGCCTCGGGGGCTGCCACGGGCTGGGGGCTCTCCTGGGCAGGGGCCCCGTTAAGCAGGGGGCTGGCCGGCGGGGGGCTCTCAGCCCGCAGATCCTGGGCCAGCAGGCCACGGAGCTCAGTGACACTGTCTGGGGATGCAGGGGACGGTGGCTCAGGGCCAGCCTCGAAGGACAGCCCTGCCTCCTCATCCTGGACCACGGAGACCACCTGCTTGGCACGCCGTCGCTTTTCTGAGAGTGTGGCTGCTtctggggggctggggctggggctgccgcCACCACCATCACTGCTGTCACCGTACTCTTCACCCCAGTCGATGGGCGCACCCCCGGCCAGCAGGTGCAGGTTGGGATCGCTGTTGTGCATGACCATGCTGTCCCGGTACAGGTTGTGCTTCCTCTGCACCGCGGCCTCCTTCACGGCTGTGGGGCcacaggggaggggtgggacaTTCAGTTCGGGCACCACGGCTGCCCCTGCGCCTGTGCCCAGAGGGAGCCCGCCTCATCCCCCTGTGGGTGTCTGTGATTGGGACGTGCGTAACTCATTCCAGGCCTCACTGCTGAAAGTAGCAGGACTGTGACGCTAACCCCAGCCCAGGCTATGATGCTGTGTCATCTGGTCTCTTAGCTGACCCTCTCTGCAAAGCCAAGGAGCTGAGAAGAAAGTAAGACACAGAGATGCAAGGCCACCCTCCTGGGGCCACACAGCCAACTGggtgggcccagcccccgagtgtacGTCTCAGGCCTTTCTTTGCACCAGCCCAGCTGCTCCTGGCGGTAGTGATCCCAATGGTGGAGGCAGCAggagggggttagggttaaggctggacaccctgccggcgctcaccctgCAGGATGTCCTTCATGACGGTCTGCAGCACCACCTCCTCGTACGTGTTCTCCACCAGGAGGAACCTGGCGAAGTCCTCAAAGATCAGCTCCTGGAACCGGGGCAGCTCCTGCCCAGGCGGGACGGCAGAGACGGGAGGTCAGGGCCAGGGGCAGAGCGAGGGTGggtgggccccacccccacccggccCGAGGGGCTGGAGCAGGTGGGCGCACCGACTTGCAGGTGGGGGCCAGCTTCTTGAGCAGGAAGGGGATGGTGATCTGCAGCAGAGCCTCCCGGAAGAACCTCTTCCGCACGGTGCTGCTGTCGTAGTCGTATTTctgcagggaaggaagggggGCGGGGTCTTGAGGTCAGTGGGCTCCACCAGCCCTGGCAGGTGGACAGAGGCCAGTGGGCTGACCTCAGAGTTCTCCTCTGCATGAGGGGACCGGTGGCGGCACCTCGCAGGGACAGCAATCCTAGTGGTGGCCAGGGCTTAGGCTCAGGGCTTgaccaggcccagggcaggggcggggcaggggcggggcagggacGCTCACCTTCAGCACGCGCTCCAGGATGCGCTGGATGGACGTGCACAGCTCCTCCTTGGTGggccccttccccagctcctggtGCAGGAGGGTCTCGAAGGTGTACACGGCATTGTCCATTTGCTGCAGGGCACACCACGGGGCACGTGAAGCCCCTTCCTGTGTGCCACCGAGGGGTCCCCAGCCAATGCCCCCCAAGGCCTGCCAGGGAGGAGTGGGGGGGGAGCAGGCTGTGCTCACTCACttgcccacccacccacacattTACTGAGTGTCCACCATGTGTctggcacagtgctgggcacagggcaGTCCTGCCTCGAGGGACCAGGAAAGGGCTTGGGGGAGCAAGGAGAGCTTCCCGGAGGGCCTCTAAGCCGAGACCTGAGAAGCGAGCAGAGCAGGAGAGAGCATGCAGGGGAGCGTGGCTGCAGCGTGGCAGGTGACCAGGGGCAggtgctggggcagaggggcctCCCGGGCGATGGGCCCTCGGCAGGCagtgagcagggctggggggggggggggggtagcaGCCTCAGGCCCACCTCCCGCATGTGGATCTGGGCTCGCTGCTTGAACACGGACGTGCTGGACACGTCGAAACGCTGCTGCAGCCCGTCCAGCCGTAGTGGCTCCATCTTCTCGTAGCAGCTCTGCATCTTGAGGGGGTGGTACGCCAGCTGGGACAGCTTCTCCATGTACTGCAGGGAGGCGGGGCCGTGTGGGGCCTGAGCTGGGCCGCCCGAGTGGCCAGGCAGCCCCGCGCACCCACACTCTGCCTGGGCCTTCGCGGTccaggccctggggctggcaCCGGCTACCAGGGACGGCCACCAGGGGTGGTGCCCACAAAGGGAAGCCTGGCAGGGCCCAGGACAGAGgatgagggaggcaggggagcaTGTCCAACAGCACAGCTCTATGGAGAGGCCAGTCTGCGTGCTGGGAGAAGGTTCTCTTCCTTTCTGGGGTGCCGGGTGACCTTGGGCGAGTCTTCACCCTCTcggagcctccgtttcctcagcCTCAAAATTGGTAAGTGGCTTTTTGTGATCTCTAATCTCATGATGATTATCGTCCGCGGACTCCCAGATTTGGAGCATAGAGGACGCTTAGATACAGGATAAATTCTATCCGCACCTGACAACTACGAGGGCTCCAGGCAACCAACTGCCCCAAAACGGGGCCTGCGGGAGGACATTGACCCCGAGAGCCAGAGAAACGAGGGCAGGTGAGAAAGGGGCTGTCTCCGTGTGGAGGGCGAGTGACTGGGTGGTCACGTCACTCACATCTGAAGCTTGCCTTCCCATCCCTCTCCCCGCCTCTTCTCagttaaattatttaatgttttagcACCTTATAAAGGCAGATGGGGGGGCGGTTAATGTTCCCTCTTCCCTCTAACTgctgtccccctcccccgccccctagAACTTCCGACAGCTTTGGCCTCTGCCCTGGGATCCCCTCTGGCCACAGGGACTGCCACAGGAGGCCCTGCCCGTCCCTCCCCGGGGTGACACGGCCTCACCTCACCCAGCTTGTCGATGCCGCCCTCGTTGATGACGTTCAGGTTCATGTCGGTGACCTCCTTGAAGAAGACGTCCCGCACCTCGGTGAAGCCCTGGCTGGTGGGCACCATCAGCGCCTCCAGGATGGACGAGATGTAGGGCTGGACGTGGTTCCGCACGCACACCTCCGCCTTGGGCAGGATGAAGCCTGCGCCCGGGGAGTCACGTCAGCGGGGATCCCCGGAGCACCTCCCCGCCGCCCCAGAGCCCGGACGCTGGAGGCATGCTGTCCTAGTATTCTTAAAGAAAACCGCGGTGGCAACATTAGCAAGCTGAATGACTCCGGAGGAACAGCTGATGATGACGATAAATGCCCGCGGTAGAAACAGCAGGGTGTTCTAAGACTGGACCCTGGTATTTCTGAAACCGTGACAGTAAGAAACTAAGAAAACTGCTAGTCCAAAAGCGATAGCAGTTTTCTGCTTAGCTAGAGGTAGAGGAAAAACTCAGCTTTGGGAGTCTTGAACAAAAAAATTGAATCCACTAAAGTGCTTTTCTATGAACTTCTCAGTGTTATAAAAACCCGGCCAATCCTCCGGAATGCTGTGGCCTAGAGCTGCGTAGTTATGTAAAAGGCTCTCTTTCTGGTGGGCAGGGACCATCTCCAGAACATTCTCACCAATGCCTTTCTACCCAGGGGTATTTTGAcatccacccccgcccccacacagTGAAAACTGTTTGTTCCACAGAATAAATGTCAGCTCTCAGTGTCCTCTCCGGCTCCTAAGGAATAGCTGGTAAATATCACCCGCAGGGAAGTGACAACTGCTAAAATTGCACTCAGCGGATGTGTTATGGGGACAAGCCCATCTGCCTGGGAACAGAAAGGAGCATAACTGACCTGGGAAAGTTACACTTGCTGGAAATAAATCATCAGTTAATCTGATGTCCACTACTATGACATGTGGCAAAATCTGTGCTGAATCAAAGATGACCAGGAGGCTTAAGCCTCCTGGACAAGAATTTTGATCTTGgtagggcacagtggctcacgcctgtgatcccagcaccttgggtagccgaggtgggaagatcccttgaggccaagagttgaataccaacctgggcaacatagtgagaccttacttctacaaaaaataatttgaaaaatagccgagcatggtggcacgcTCCTTGATCACCAGGTTGCTCAGGATCTaaccactcaggaggctgaggctggaggatcattcacgcccaggagttggaggctgcagtgagctatgatcataccactgcactccagcctgggcgacagagtgagaccttgtctcttaaagatcaagatcaacttttttttttttttttttttaagaaataacatgCACAAAACAACTCACAGGAGCTGTTTAGAGTAACAACAGCACAGACtggattctgatttttaaaaactgtcaatgaggccgggcgcggtggctcatgcctgtaatcctagcactctgggaggccaaggagggtggattgtttgagctcaggagtttgagaccagcctgagcaagagcaagaccccttctctactaaaaaaatagaaagaaatgatctggacaactaaaaatatatagaaaaaattagctgggcatggtggctcatgcctgtagtcccagctactcaggagactgaggcaggaggatcgcttgagcccaggagtttgaggttgctgtgagctaggctgatgccacagcactctagccagggcaacagaaccagactcagttttgtttttttgttttttttttttttttgagacaatcaaTGAGCAAATCGTTGCTGTGAAATTTACATGGatcatgaaataaaaaggaagttaACCGTGACCCCTGGAGAGCCCGTGGTCTGGGCACTGTCGGGCCCAGTGAGGACACAGGTGTGGCGAGTGGACTGCCTACCTCGGATCTTACTGGCCAGGTGCTCCTTGGAGGTGATGATTTGGTCCATGTCAGTGCGGATGACGGCCTCCATGGCCGGCCGGGCCAGCTGCAGCTTGGACAGCACCTCCTCGAAGCTGGCCTTGGCCTGCTCATACACCATGCGGTACACGGCGTCTGAGATCTGCAGGcagggcggcggcggcagcgTCAGCACCAGGGCTGAGGGTACCAGGCCAGGTGTAGACCCCCGCCCCCACTGCATGGTCCCAGACGCCCACCTGGATCCACTGCCGCTGACGCTCCTGCGGTTTCCCCTTCAGCCGGGGGGCGAGCTCTGCCTTCAGCTCAGGGCCCAGCTCCTCCATCACCAGGTTGCTGAGGATCTGGGTCGGGAGCCACAAGCCAGGGGAGGGTTGGAGCTTGTCCGGCTGACACTTTTCTCTCCACATTCCAGCAAACCTGGCCCCTCAACCCCCAACCCCGGGCTTGGCCCTTGCTGCACACCTCCACTGCCCTCTCTACTGAGGGTCATCCCCACAGGTCCCAGACACATCTGCTTGGGTGTCCTGTGGGACCCTCAGACTCGGGgacccacctcagggcctttgcacacgctGCCACCCCTGCCTGGAATACTGcactccctccctgctctgcctgcaCGTGGAAGTGTGTGTTTATTTGCTGAATGGCCATTTATCCTGCTAGACAGAGAGCTCCCAACGGGCCAGTGCAGTGTCCATACTGTTCACAGCTGCACCCCGGCCCCTAGCCTAGGGCAGGTGCTCTGTAAGtgattaaacaaaataacaagtaTCTCCACTTGCATCGGCCCCCACTTGTCCAAATCTTTAGCTTGTCTCCCTCCAAAGACGCAGTGCCCCAGAGCCTCATCTCTGGACCTAGCCCCCTATTCCGTGGGGCCCTGGGTGACATCCAAGGTCTCCCCACCAGTCCATCTGGCCTCACCTGCACCTCATTCCCGCACAGCATCTCCCAGGTGCCGTACAGCTCCTTGGACTGGCGGTACATGCGGATGGCGTCCGTGAATGCAGGGCCCTCCACCTTGGAGTCCTCGGGGATCCCTGCgcaggacagggacagggagggggggTCAGCAAGGTGGCCCAGTGGCCTCTTCCAAGACCAACTGACAGACTGACCAGATCCCCGCACACACAGCCGGAGGGGCAGCTGTGACCCCTGCTGCCCTCGTAGTGGTGACAGCAGTGGCTGTAGTGATAGAGCAATAATGACTCCACCACCAACAGGGCCACCTCCTTGTCCCCTTAAATCCTCCCAGCCACCCCAGACATGGTGCCATCATTGACCTACTTCACAGGTGAACAGACAAACCAACTGGAGGTCAGGCCACTGGCCTAGGGTCTCGAGGGCAGTAAGTGGCTGCCCAGGATGGCTCTGGAGGCACCCAGAGACCCTCGCTCAACCCCTGGGTCCCTCCCTTGCTGCTGGGCCGGGGCTCTGCAAAGGCCAGACAGCACATGGCCTCCGCTTTGCAGCCAGACGACCTCTGCTGGGCCTCTCGGCTCCACCGTCACGGGACGAGCACAGCCACAGACTGTCACTAAGCAAATGCATGTGGCTCTGTTCTGCTCAACTGTGTTGATCAGAGGCAATGGCTGCATTCGACCCATGGGCCACAGATGGCTGGCCTCGTTCTAGATCACTGAACCCGaaagggcctcagtttccttttctgaacAGAAGGAACAATGCCACTGGCCTGTCCTCACACGTCCACTGGGAAGCTCCACAGGCCACAGTGAACCATGGCGTCCAAGGTGGGGCCGGGCCCGGCCCAGCACTGCCCCGCGCGGCACCTCGGGGGTTGACAAGCCGCTCGCCACCCACCAGGCCTGGGTCTGTGTCACTCCCCTCTGAGTGTCCAGGTCAGCACCTGGCATCGGTGGTGTAAGAGctttattaaagaataaatggAAGGGTTTACTGTTGATGACAACTAGAAAAACCATTATTTGTATGTCTGCATTATTGTTGCTGCTGTCGGTAGCCCAGATGACAACCAGGTGGGTCCGTGGTCGAGGCAGGGACCTCCAGACCTGGTGTGGGGAGCCGCGTGGCAGGAAGTTGCAGCGTCTGACTCGGGGAGCGTGTGGCTAAGCACCACCGAGCCGGGCAGCGGGTAGGCTCCCTGGCCACAGCCCCTGACCGCTAtgtccccagagcccagggaaggggaACCGGCAGCCTGTGCATCAGAAACCAGCTCCCACTGCGATGACTACAGGCTGAGTCACCCCCACAGAGAAAAAGTCCCTCTCGGGCACGGGAGGAATCCTCCCTCCCCGCCCAGCCGACCACAGGAACCACGGCCTGCGGGAGCCAGCGGGGAGCTCCATGGTGGCACATGGAGGCCCAGTGCCATCCCTGCTGTGGCGGCTCCTGGACTGGGATGGggccatggggggggggggctggccCCTGCGTTTCAGGGACCCGAGGTCAGGCAGCAGTGACAAGCGTAGAGCCTCTGGGCGGGGCCTGCCCACCTGGCCAGGGGAGGACACCCCTGCCGGGCCCTCAAGAGGACACGGTCTCCTGGAGACGGAGTTTTGCCTGGAAAATCCAGGCAGCGCATTACACGCGGGCTGTCCCTCAGGGGGGCAGAATTTACATTCCGCGCTCACCGATCGGGTGCGGGCCGGGCCACCTCCCGGGGGGCAGGGCTGTGAGGCAGCGGAGGGCGGCTGGTTGCCCGGGCCTGGCTCTGCACAGGCAGCCGTGCAGCCTCGGACCCGCACACCCAGCTGCTGGCTTCGGCAAGTTTGGGGGTCACCCCCCCGAGTCTTCCCCATGTGCTCCCCCCACATTCGTAGCTTGCAGTTCTAACCTGCCGCACCTCCGAGCGCGACTGCATTCGGACACGGGGTCTCACGATAAGTTAAATTGAGGGGATTAGGGTGGTCCCGAGTCCAGTGCGCCTGGGGTCCTTAAAAGCAGCAGCAATTTCTTCCTAAGAGACAATGTGCCACACAGAGGGACGCCACAGGGAGGGGGCGGCGGCCTCAGGAGAAGCCAACCCTGTGACACCCTGACTCAGACTTCAGCTTCCAGAccaagaaaataaacttctgcgTGAGCCCCCGGCCTGTGGctctttgtcatggcagcctggGAAACTGAGACACCAGCCCACTTAATCCTCGACGCCCTGTGACGGAGGGGGGAGCCCAGCCCCACTTGTCCCGATGAAGACGTTgcggctcagagaggcaaagtcaCAAGGACACGCAGTGCGGGAATGGCAGGACCCGCGCTCAAACGCAGGGGCTCTAGCCAGACCTGGAGCCTGAGAAAGGAAACTGCATTCctcagccctgggcagcaggcaGAGGGGCCACGGTCGGGCAGGAAGGGGCCCCGACCTCTGCCCCAAGCCCACACCCGCGCCGGCTGCCTCTTGCCACCTCCAGCTGCTCCAGGAATGCAGGATGCGAGGGGGCCGGGGACAGCTGGCGTCCACCCAACTTGGCCTCCTTCCCCACCCGCCCCCCACTTCCTGGCAGCCCCTGGAGTGAGCAATTCCAGGCTCCACAGATTCCAGGCCCAGCCTCGGAGACGGAGGAAGCAGAGAACTTTCTCACAGTCCTCAGGGCGGAGGAAAGGCCCCCGTCTCAAACCTGCCTCCTCCGCCCCAGCCCTGGGGTGAGGGTGCCGCCACGGGACACCTTCCTTCCCTGGACCAAAGTCTCCTGGGCCAGCCTCCTGCCACAGCACCCCAGACGCCAGGGGCTCGCCGACAGCCTTCGGCTGAGCGCCCACTACGTGCCAGGCACGTGCCAAGAGCTCTACCCAAACTGGCCTCTTTGCTCCTCCCAGTCATCTCCGGGGCTCGAGTTCATCGCCATCCCCCCTGCACACGGGGGACCAGTGGTGGCTCTTCCCCACCTTGCTCCGTGGCCACCCTTTCCCCCACCTGACCCCGCCAGGCCAGGTCAGCCATGAGCCTTGGAAGCCTGGAGGGGCAGTGCTGGGCTAGGCGCTGGGTGCTCCGGACCAAGCAGCCAGAGCCCTGGGTGCCGCTGCCCAGTCACAGCCCAACAGCCCCCAGGGACCTGGGAACAGGAGGCCCTTTGTGGGccacagggcccagcccaggtAGCAAGGCTTGGCCTGACTCAAGACCTGGTTCCTCCCGCCTGGCAGATTCCAGACAGACGGGACAGAGGTGGCCCTGGAGAGTTGAGCAGGAGGGGTGGGGTGAGCCAAGTCCCCGCAGTGGTAGCCCGGAGGCCGTCAGTGTCTACTC from the Eulemur rufifrons isolate Redbay chromosome 7, OSU_ERuf_1, whole genome shotgun sequence genome contains:
- the NIBAN2 gene encoding protein Niban 2, which translates into the protein MGDVLSTHLDDARRQHIAEKTGKILREFLRFYEDQYGVALFSSMRHEIEGTGLPQAQLLWRKVPLDERVIFSGNLFQYQEDSKKWRNRFSLVPHNYGLVLYDNKVAYERQMPPRAIINSAGYKILTSLDQYLELVGNSLPGTTSKSGSAPILKCPTQFPLILWHPYARHYYFCMMTEAEQDKWQAVLQDCIRHCNNGIPEDSKVEGPAFTDAIRMYRQSKELYGTWEMLCGNEVQILSNLVMEELGPELKAELAPRLKGKPQERQRQWIQISDAVYRMVYEQAKASFEEVLSKLQLARPAMEAVIRTDMDQIITSKEHLASKIRGFILPKAEVCVRNHVQPYISSILEALMVPTSQGFTEVRDVFFKEVTDMNLNVINEGGIDKLGEYMEKLSQLAYHPLKMQSCYEKMEPLRLDGLQQRFDVSSTSVFKQRAQIHMREQMDNAVYTFETLLHQELGKGPTKEELCTSIQRILERVLKKYDYDSSTVRKRFFREALLQITIPFLLKKLAPTCKSELPRFQELIFEDFARFLLVENTYEEVVLQTVMKDILQAVKEAAVQRKHNLYRDSMVMHNSDPNLHLLAGGAPIDWGEEYGDSSDGGGGSPSPSPPEAATLSEKRRRAKQVVSVVQDEEAGLSFEAGPEPPSPASPDSVTELRGLLAQDLRAESPPPASPLLNGAPAQESPQPVAAPEAASPPPSPPHLPPGKAVDLEPPKPSDQETGEQVSSPGGRPPIHITTEDSAGVQTEF